In Emcibacter nanhaiensis, the sequence ATGTGCATTCACTGCCGCTGACGCGCAGGATGGCGACCGCTTCGTCGGCCTTGCTCACATCTAGACTCCTTCGAACAGGGCGGTGGTCAGGTAACGTTCCGCAAAGGACGGAATGATGACCACGATCTGTTTGCCTTTCATGTCTTCCCGTTCTGCCAGCTCCAGGGCAGCGGCAAGGACGGCGCCGGAGGAAATGCCGACCGGAATGCCTTCTTCCCGGGCGCAGCGGCGGGCGAATTCAAAGGCGGTTTCATTGCCGATGGTCAGCACTTCGTCAATATATTCGGTGGCCAGGATCGGCGGTACAAAACCGGCGCCGATGCCCTGGATCTTGTGCGGGCCGGGCTGGCCGCCGGACAGGATCGGACTGTCTTCCGGCTCGACCGCAACAACTTTCAGGTCTTCCTTGCGGGCTTTCAGGGTGCGGGCGATACCGGTCAGTGTCCCGCCGGTGCCGACGCCGCTGACGATCACATCCACCTTGCCGTCGGTGTCGTTCCAGATTTCCTCGGCCGTGGTGATGTCATGGATGGCCGGGTTGGCCGGATTGGCAAACTGCTGCGGCATGATGGCGTTTGGATCTTCCTGAACCATTTCCGCGGCCCGGGAGATAGCGCCTTTCATGCCCTTTTCCGCCGGCGTCAGTTCCAGGTTGGCACCCAGCAGGGACAGCATCTTGCGACGTTCGATGGACATGCTTTCCGGCATCACCAGGGTCAGGTTATAGCCCTTGGCGGCGCAGACAAAGGCCAGCGCGATCCCGGTGTTGCCGGAGGTCGGCTCGATGATTCTGGTATTTTCGTTGATTTTCCCCTGTTTTTCCAGTTCGGCAATCATGGAGGCGCCGATACGGTCCTTGACCGAAGCCAGCGGGTTGAAAAATTCCAGCTTGAGGAGGATTTCAACAC encodes:
- the cysK gene encoding cysteine synthase A; its protein translation is MTVTETGTKGRGQIYDNIIETLGNTPLVRMNKMNAGTGVEILLKLEFFNPLASVKDRIGASMIAELEKQGKINENTRIIEPTSGNTGIALAFVCAAKGYNLTLVMPESMSIERRKMLSLLGANLELTPAEKGMKGAISRAAEMVQEDPNAIMPQQFANPANPAIHDITTAEEIWNDTDGKVDVIVSGVGTGGTLTGIARTLKARKEDLKVVAVEPEDSPILSGGQPGPHKIQGIGAGFVPPILATEYIDEVLTIGNETAFEFARRCAREEGIPVGISSGAVLAAALELAEREDMKGKQIVVIIPSFAERYLTTALFEGV